The Dehalogenimonas sp. THU2 genome has a window encoding:
- a CDS encoding radical SAM protein — MKTNIYHIGYTQAIKEVSIFFWGCNFKCKGCLCHKEIRNYLLKENLHLFNEEPKGIAPFPDKFLDVDEVAQALEGLDFNRVLLEGQEASLDPAYPLLTETLHKKFGSRNILCTNAYKIPSLEHTDELQIGLKAFTDRVHRDYTGKSNKKVLDNFTSLYRSGRKLTVSSIFIPEYIDAEETERIAEFLASLDKNIPYHILAYFKAGDSPWRRPTHDEIDQAASLARKHLNRVWGWRGDEEVMHAMKRIF, encoded by the coding sequence ATGAAGACAAACATCTATCATATAGGATACACCCAGGCAATCAAAGAAGTCTCGATATTCTTCTGGGGCTGCAATTTCAAATGCAAAGGGTGCCTGTGCCACAAAGAGATCCGCAATTATCTGCTTAAAGAGAACCTGCATCTTTTTAACGAAGAACCGAAAGGAATCGCTCCGTTTCCCGATAAATTCCTGGACGTCGATGAAGTGGCGCAAGCCCTTGAGGGATTGGATTTTAACCGTGTGCTTCTGGAAGGTCAGGAGGCGTCACTCGATCCGGCATACCCGCTATTGACTGAAACCCTCCACAAGAAATTCGGTAGCCGTAATATCCTGTGCACCAACGCCTACAAAATACCGTCGCTGGAACATACGGACGAATTACAGATTGGCCTGAAGGCTTTTACGGACAGGGTGCACCGTGACTACACCGGGAAGTCAAATAAAAAGGTCCTCGATAATTTTACCTCCTTGTATCGATCAGGCAGGAAGCTGACAGTGTCATCGATCTTCATCCCGGAATATATCGACGCTGAAGAAACAGAGCGCATAGCCGAGTTCCTCGCCAGTCTGGATAAAAATATCCCCTACCATATACTGGCCTACTTCAAAGCCGGCGATAGTCCCTGGCGAAGGCCGACACACGATGAAATCGATCAGGCTGCCAGCCTGGCAAGAAAACACTTGAACAGGGTCTGGGGCTGGCGGGGGGATGAAGAAGTGATGCACGCGATGAAGAGGATTTTTTAA
- a CDS encoding radical SAM protein has product MLTNIYHITYTPEIKEVELFFWGCNMTCKGCLCKRTAWDFLLKETKTDLTKPPLEGMAKPPEKFLELEEVLQILDKLDIKQITLGGMEPTIDPMFPEITKALHERYGSFNVVFTNLYEISDFKDTDIVVFGLNAVTDSLHEDYCGNSNKQILENFAKVYQQGNKLGVATPFIPGYIGIQEIENIAKFLADTSKDISYFIRPYCVAGDNPWRSPDHQEMDEAVSTARKHLNKVNFLYGDEELKFEVITIFPDSGSLTKIVQG; this is encoded by the coding sequence ATGCTGACGAATATCTACCATATAACATACACACCGGAAATCAAAGAGGTGGAACTCTTCTTCTGGGGATGCAACATGACCTGCAAAGGGTGTCTCTGTAAGAGAACTGCCTGGGATTTTCTCCTGAAGGAAACGAAAACAGATCTCACCAAGCCACCTCTGGAAGGCATGGCCAAACCGCCGGAGAAATTCCTGGAACTCGAAGAAGTACTGCAAATCCTGGATAAACTGGATATCAAGCAAATCACCCTGGGCGGTATGGAGCCCACCATAGACCCCATGTTTCCTGAAATAACAAAAGCTCTCCATGAAAGATATGGAAGCTTCAACGTGGTATTCACTAACCTTTATGAGATCTCCGACTTCAAGGACACGGATATCGTGGTTTTTGGCCTGAATGCCGTTACGGATAGTCTCCATGAAGACTATTGTGGAAATTCAAATAAACAGATCCTGGAAAACTTCGCCAAAGTATATCAGCAAGGAAACAAGTTGGGGGTGGCAACACCTTTCATCCCCGGTTATATAGGCATCCAGGAAATCGAAAACATCGCCAAATTCTTAGCCGATACAAGCAAAGACATCTCTTACTTCATCCGCCCTTACTGCGTGGCGGGGGATAATCCGTGGCGCTCGCCGGACCATCAGGAGATGGATGAGGCGGTGAGCACCGCCAGGAAACACCTGAACAAGGTCAATTTTCTTTACGGGGATGAGGAACTTAAATTTGAGGTAATCACCATCTTCCCCGATTCTGGTTCCCTTACAAAAATCGTTCAAGGCTGA
- a CDS encoding radical SAM protein, which produces MKTNIYHITYTPELKEVSLYFWNCNFKCKGCLCKKIPDDPSLKENLVAHLEEPNGIAKAPERFLDFEELMQILDKLEIKKVMMMGMEAILDPQYPLLTKTFHEKYGSYNIVCTNLFEMPPLEDTDKVEVGIKAVTDSLNIDYTGESNNKVLENFVKLYKSGVDLVVESVLIPEYIDAEEIERIAEFIASVDKDIFFVLLPYFKSGDNPWRRPTREEIDKAASLAKKHLTNVYSVYGDEELKYEVVRVF; this is translated from the coding sequence GTGAAAACAAATATCTACCATATTACCTATACCCCGGAACTGAAAGAAGTCTCGCTCTACTTCTGGAACTGTAATTTCAAGTGCAAAGGATGCCTGTGTAAGAAGATCCCGGATGATCCTTCCTTAAAGGAAAACCTGGTGGCGCATCTCGAGGAACCGAACGGCATCGCCAAGGCTCCAGAACGGTTTTTGGACTTCGAGGAGCTGATGCAGATACTCGATAAACTGGAAATCAAAAAAGTGATGATGATGGGGATGGAAGCGATTCTTGATCCCCAGTACCCGCTGCTGACTAAAACTTTCCATGAAAAATATGGGAGCTACAATATCGTCTGCACGAATCTCTTTGAAATGCCCCCGCTCGAGGATACGGACAAAGTCGAGGTCGGGATAAAAGCCGTTACCGATAGTCTGAATATTGACTACACAGGGGAATCAAATAATAAGGTGTTAGAGAACTTCGTCAAACTCTATAAGTCAGGCGTTGACCTGGTGGTCGAGTCGGTCCTGATCCCTGAATACATCGATGCCGAAGAGATCGAACGCATCGCTGAGTTCATCGCCAGTGTCGATAAAGACATCTTTTTCGTATTACTGCCTTACTTCAAATCCGGGGATAACCCGTGGCGGCGGCCTACCCGCGAGGAAATAGACAAAGCGGCGAGCCTGGCAAAAAAACATCTCACCAATGTCTATTCGGTCTACGGCGACGAAGAGTTGAAGTATGAGGTGGTGAGGGTCTTTTAA
- a CDS encoding diphthine--ammonia ligase produces MDVFVSWSGGKDCTLSCYRAMKEGHNVRRLATMATIELGRMYPHHLTADVLECQAKAMDIPLKVAWTQSSTYTETYIKMLKEFRKEGITGGVFGDVSLGNPDMDEHLEWVQHVCKAADMEVILPLWNEDRTSLITDLIDSGFKAMIIAADNCQLDDNWIGKIMDHKMLAELKSLHSNSSGGKVGLYHTLTVDGPLFKKRMEILESEVIFKEYGLLDGKPTKCPFWYLDIKRCGLAEKTDLVSSKL; encoded by the coding sequence ATGGATGTATTCGTTTCATGGAGTGGCGGTAAGGACTGTACTCTGTCATGTTATCGCGCCATGAAAGAAGGCCATAATGTTCGGCGGCTCGCCACCATGGCCACTATCGAACTGGGCCGCATGTATCCGCACCACCTGACCGCGGACGTCCTGGAATGCCAGGCCAAAGCCATGGATATTCCCCTGAAGGTCGCCTGGACGCAAAGCAGCACTTACACCGAAACCTACATCAAGATGCTGAAAGAGTTTAGAAAAGAAGGCATCACCGGCGGCGTTTTCGGCGATGTCAGCCTGGGCAACCCGGACATGGATGAACATCTGGAATGGGTTCAGCACGTGTGTAAGGCCGCCGACATGGAGGTCATCTTACCCCTCTGGAACGAGGATAGAACATCTCTCATCACCGACCTCATCGATTCCGGCTTCAAAGCCATGATTATCGCGGCCGATAACTGCCAGCTCGACGACAACTGGATCGGCAAGATCATGGATCATAAAATGCTGGCTGAGCTGAAGTCTCTCCACAGCAATTCATCCGGCGGCAAAGTCGGACTTTATCACACCCTGACCGTCGACGGCCCACTGTTCAAAAAACGGATGGAGATACTTGAATCCGAGGTCATCTTCAAAGAGTACGGACTCCTCGACGGCAAGCCTACCAAATGCCCGTTCTGGTACCTGGATATCAAGCGTTGCGGTCTGGCCGAAAAAACCGACCTGGTAAGTTCAAAACTCTAG
- a CDS encoding radical SAM protein, with product MKTNIYHITYTPDTRSASLRFWGCNMICLGCLCKEGVYDHLLKENRLEGSQRIVDSRKKPERMLDLEEVIEYLSGLELERVFFTGEEASVDPHFGTITKVIHEKFHTENVLYTNGYDMASIDDIDTIEVGIKAISEDLHLRYTGRPVGPVKENFIKYAASGKKLTAASILIPGLVEAEEIEKIALFIASVNKDIPFFVLPYFPAGDNPWRKTEPWEVEEAAQRVRKYLTHVSNCQGTDQEIVHDVERVF from the coding sequence ATGAAAACCAATATCTATCATATTACCTACACCCCGGACACTCGCAGCGCCTCCCTCCGGTTCTGGGGCTGTAATATGATCTGCCTGGGGTGCCTGTGCAAGGAAGGCGTTTACGACCACCTGCTCAAAGAGAACCGGTTGGAAGGTTCCCAACGCATAGTCGACAGCAGGAAAAAACCGGAACGAATGCTTGACCTGGAAGAGGTCATAGAATATCTCTCGGGACTTGAGCTTGAGCGGGTATTCTTTACCGGTGAGGAAGCTTCTGTCGACCCCCATTTTGGCACCATAACAAAGGTTATCCACGAGAAATTCCACACCGAAAATGTATTGTACACCAACGGTTATGACATGGCGTCAATCGACGATATCGACACCATCGAGGTCGGAATTAAAGCTATTTCAGAGGACCTGCACCTGCGTTATACAGGGCGGCCGGTAGGTCCGGTGAAAGAGAATTTCATCAAGTATGCCGCATCCGGGAAAAAACTTACCGCGGCATCAATTTTGATACCCGGACTGGTTGAAGCCGAAGAGATCGAAAAAATCGCGCTTTTTATCGCAAGCGTCAACAAAGACATTCCATTTTTTGTTCTACCGTATTTCCCTGCCGGGGATAATCCATGGCGGAAGACTGAACCGTGGGAAGTGGAGGAGGCAGCGCAGCGGGTCAGGAAATATCTAACGCACGTTTCCAATTGCCAGGGGACAGATCAGGAGATCGTGCACGACGTGGAACGTGTCTTCTAG